The proteins below are encoded in one region of Candidatus Binataceae bacterium:
- a CDS encoding type II toxin-antitoxin system prevent-host-death family antitoxin: MYQARTGPSRLIEEVSEGKEVIIAKAGNPVARLAPIRKERKRRRLAPLAGRFSVPADFDAPLPQETLAGFEGPGNVSAR; encoded by the coding sequence ATATATCAGGCCAGGACCGGACCCTCCCGGCTGATTGAGGAGGTCAGCGAGGGTAAAGAGGTGATCATCGCCAAAGCCGGAAACCCGGTGGCACGGTTGGCGCCGATCCGCAAAGAGCGCAAGCGCCGGCGGCTTGCGCCGCTGGCCGGGCGATTCTCCGTCCCGGCGGATTTCGACGCACCGCTGCCGCAGGAGACGCTCGCCGGGTTTGAGGGTCCCGGCAATGTCTCTGCTCGTTGA
- a CDS encoding rhodanese-like domain-containing protein yields MLLPLWILFLIGCGSDSGFTSSPSSLSSAYVIAAEQLPAALRQPGIVLLSAQSALEVSQPGFVNNAVALDVDAITALGQTRGAFTNYSGWASLFGALGITGAQETIVYDDGEMKFASRARFLLAYFGVRQTFIVNGGYNALLPLIQQGLLTTTPPATPRPVTFSVNIQNNPIHLVFQQDVAAALGNPSVALIDVRTPAEYDGCLLLPGITRGGHIPEARNLPVADLLTPQQDNPQLSFLDSPPELLAIFDNFGLYPNQQIIVYCQDGAKSSLAATALIDAGYSNVSLYYLSYLDWQENPTNPVESVSPCTGS; encoded by the coding sequence ATGCTGCTGCCGCTTTGGATACTTTTTTTGATCGGTTGCGGCTCCGATTCCGGCTTTACTTCCAGCCCATCCTCGCTGTCTTCCGCCTACGTGATAGCCGCCGAGCAACTGCCAGCGGCGCTCAGGCAACCCGGCATAGTGCTACTCTCGGCGCAAAGCGCGCTGGAAGTCTCCCAGCCTGGCTTCGTGAACAACGCGGTCGCGCTCGACGTCGATGCGATCACCGCCCTTGGCCAAACCCGCGGAGCCTTCACTAACTACAGCGGATGGGCCAGCCTGTTCGGCGCCCTTGGGATAACAGGCGCACAGGAGACCATCGTGTACGACGACGGCGAGATGAAGTTCGCCTCGCGGGCGCGCTTTCTGCTGGCCTATTTCGGAGTGCGCCAAACTTTTATCGTAAACGGCGGATACAACGCCCTACTGCCGCTCATCCAGCAGGGGCTGTTAACGACCACGCCACCGGCGACACCGAGGCCGGTCACCTTCAGCGTAAATATCCAAAACAACCCAATCCATCTGGTGTTCCAACAGGACGTGGCGGCGGCGCTTGGCAATCCCTCCGTCGCGCTAATCGATGTTCGCACGCCGGCCGAGTACGATGGCTGCCTGCTGCTGCCTGGGATCACCCGCGGCGGGCACATCCCTGAGGCGCGCAACCTGCCAGTGGCCGATCTACTGACGCCGCAACAGGATAACCCTCAACTGTCGTTCTTGGATTCGCCCCCCGAGCTACTGGCAATTTTCGACAACTTTGGACTGTACCCTAATCAGCAGATCATCGTTTATTGCCAGGACGGAGCGAAATCGTCTCTGGCCGCCACCGCTTTGATCGATGCCGGCTACAGCAACGTGTCGCTGTACTACCTGAGTTACCTCGACTGGCAGGAGAACCCCACCAATCCGGTGGAAAGCGTCAGCCCCTGCACAGGTTCGTGA
- a CDS encoding MFS transporter, with the protein MEHARSKWLVLAGLWLATAMLFGAALATGGLFYHSISVAFHISRQAVSLISSLPSVGVCLGSLIAGGLLTFLDPKPVIIIGLALVGISFGTLAIAPSFPLLLLAYGAVGVGVGIGCVIPVSLIIRAWFGERAGFALGLTMTGAAFGAAAAVPFITYFITHYDWRVAEMALGVPFIFPVIPIVALLRSRPAQARVGTAPPIAERGMEVGAALRTREFWLVVIGQFSFGWIANSILGHLVSYLTSIGYGLNRAAAALSAVLLLTALGKVILGYLADWTGSRWAMATAFMGTAIGLSLLLNASRPAFLLPAIVVYGLCWGAPLALLPLLTMQSLGLKRFGAISGLTSIGFTLGSALGPLSAGRIFDRTHTYTAALGVNIAVALIVGMAVLACRPLYAPMVQQALPRSAA; encoded by the coding sequence ATGGAGCACGCACGCAGCAAATGGTTGGTGCTTGCCGGGTTGTGGCTCGCCACGGCGATGCTCTTCGGTGCCGCGCTGGCCACCGGTGGCCTCTTCTACCATTCTATTTCGGTAGCCTTTCATATCAGTCGCCAAGCCGTCTCTTTGATCTCCAGCTTGCCTTCGGTAGGGGTCTGCCTGGGCTCGCTGATCGCCGGCGGGTTGCTCACTTTCCTGGATCCCAAGCCGGTTATCATCATCGGCCTGGCGCTGGTGGGGATTAGTTTCGGTACCCTCGCGATAGCCCCGAGCTTCCCACTGCTGCTGCTTGCCTACGGCGCCGTCGGCGTCGGGGTGGGCATCGGTTGCGTGATTCCGGTCTCCCTCATCATCCGGGCCTGGTTTGGCGAGCGCGCCGGCTTCGCCTTAGGCTTGACTATGACCGGCGCGGCGTTTGGCGCCGCCGCGGCGGTTCCGTTCATAACTTATTTCATCACCCATTACGATTGGCGGGTGGCCGAAATGGCGCTGGGAGTACCCTTCATCTTCCCCGTGATTCCGATTGTCGCTCTGCTCCGCAGCCGGCCGGCGCAGGCCCGAGTCGGTACGGCTCCTCCCATTGCGGAGCGCGGCATGGAGGTTGGCGCAGCGCTACGTACTCGAGAATTCTGGCTGGTGGTCATAGGCCAATTCAGTTTCGGCTGGATCGCCAATAGCATCCTGGGCCATCTCGTCTCCTATCTGACGAGTATCGGCTACGGCTTGAATCGGGCCGCGGCGGCTTTAAGCGCGGTGCTGCTGTTGACCGCATTGGGCAAGGTAATCCTTGGCTACCTGGCCGATTGGACCGGTAGCCGCTGGGCGATGGCGACTGCCTTCATGGGTACGGCGATTGGCCTGTCCCTGCTCCTGAATGCGTCGCGCCCGGCTTTTCTTTTGCCGGCGATAGTGGTTTACGGCTTATGTTGGGGCGCCCCGCTGGCGTTGCTGCCGCTGCTCACCATGCAATCGCTGGGGCTTAAGCGCTTTGGTGCTATCTCGGGCTTGACCAGTATCGGCTTTACTTTGGGCAGCGCGCTGGGACCGCTGAGTGCGGGACGGATTTTCGACCGCACCCACACTTATACGGCGGCGCTGGGCGTCAACATCGCGGTTGCGCTGATTGTCGGCATGGCTGTGCTGGCCTGCCGGCCGCTTTACGCCCCGATGGTACAGCAGGCGTTGCCGCGTTCCGCGGCCTGA
- a CDS encoding cytochrome c has protein sequence MGKTRLTIVVMALVFGLAPTLVWAADGAANKAQVENGEQVYETYCVNCHGPELQNNTGVAFDLRRLRADEHQRFVHSVLNGKNAMPAWKGILTNDDLNALWAYIRANAYP, from the coding sequence ATGGGCAAAACACGACTGACGATCGTAGTAATGGCGCTAGTGTTTGGCTTGGCGCCCACACTGGTCTGGGCCGCCGACGGAGCTGCTAACAAGGCCCAGGTCGAGAATGGCGAGCAGGTTTACGAGACCTACTGCGTCAATTGCCATGGTCCGGAGTTGCAGAATAACACCGGCGTAGCCTTCGATTTGCGCCGCCTGCGCGCCGACGAGCACCAGCGCTTCGTCCATTCGGTGCTCAATGGCAAGAATGCGATGCCGGCCTGGAAAGGAATCCTGACCAATGACGATCTAAACGCGCTGTGGGCCTATATCCGAGCCAACGCCTATCCCTGA
- a CDS encoding PQQ-dependent dehydrogenase, methanol/ethanol family, whose product MKPSLIAVLLGVLIPAAALAQSARDLTNAAANPSQVITYGMSYSEQRFSPLTKINRANVKRLVPAWSYSMANNYGEEAQPLVYRGVIYMTDSDKTVALGALSGRELWKVPVNYPPETNRRVCCGIVNRGAALYQGKLFRTTEDGHVVALDARSGRELWNAASSSADNRIVMTGAPLIADGVVIVGVSGAEYGIRGYLDGYDAQTGKRLWRHYTVPLPDEPGANSWPDNAAHASGGSSWTTGSYDPELGLVYWGIGNPAPWNPLLRKGDDLYTDSIMALRPRTGQMVWYYQTSPNDPFDHDGVNALVLADLKVDGKPTKVVMQASRNGFFYVLDRRTGKLLAANPYVKVTWADRVDLKSGRPVWSAATQSVIDGTAQITTFPSISGGTNWFPMSYSPLTGLAYVNTLNIGMQYQPLPRDTIRSFKPDQPEFGIRYHPVFPDPNARGYLKAIEPMTGKARWQTPFKSPNWSGTLVTAGGLVFTGELTGQFIAVDAASGKILWSFQTPSGIIGQPITWELKGKQYVTVPSGIGGVYVMHTPDANLRHVPPGGTLWTFKLFDD is encoded by the coding sequence ATGAAACCGAGCCTAATTGCAGTACTGCTGGGAGTTTTGATTCCGGCCGCGGCGCTGGCGCAAAGTGCGCGTGATCTGACCAACGCGGCCGCCAACCCCAGCCAGGTAATTACCTATGGCATGAGCTATAGCGAGCAGCGCTTCAGCCCACTGACAAAAATCAATCGCGCCAACGTCAAGCGGCTAGTGCCCGCCTGGTCCTACAGCATGGCCAACAACTACGGCGAGGAAGCGCAGCCGCTGGTTTACCGCGGAGTGATCTATATGACCGACTCCGACAAGACGGTGGCGCTTGGCGCGCTCAGTGGCAGGGAGCTGTGGAAAGTCCCGGTCAATTATCCCCCCGAGACCAACCGCCGGGTTTGTTGCGGGATTGTCAATCGAGGCGCCGCGCTTTATCAGGGCAAGCTGTTTCGCACCACTGAGGACGGCCACGTGGTCGCGCTGGATGCTCGCAGCGGGCGCGAGCTATGGAATGCGGCCTCCAGCAGCGCCGACAATCGAATCGTGATGACCGGCGCGCCGCTGATTGCCGACGGCGTGGTGATTGTCGGGGTCTCCGGGGCCGAGTACGGCATCCGCGGCTATCTTGACGGTTACGACGCGCAAACCGGCAAGCGACTCTGGCGCCACTATACCGTCCCTCTGCCCGACGAACCCGGGGCCAATAGTTGGCCCGATAACGCCGCTCATGCCAGCGGCGGCAGCAGTTGGACCACCGGTTCCTATGACCCCGAGCTGGGGCTTGTGTACTGGGGAATCGGTAACCCCGCGCCCTGGAACCCGTTGCTGCGCAAAGGGGATGATCTCTACACCGATTCAATCATGGCGCTGCGGCCGCGAACCGGGCAGATGGTTTGGTACTACCAGACCTCGCCCAACGATCCCTTCGATCACGACGGGGTCAACGCCCTGGTGCTGGCGGATCTGAAGGTCGATGGCAAACCGACCAAAGTCGTGATGCAGGCCAGTCGCAACGGCTTCTTTTACGTGCTGGATCGTCGAACCGGCAAATTGTTGGCCGCCAACCCATACGTCAAGGTAACTTGGGCCGATCGCGTTGATCTGAAGAGCGGGCGTCCGGTGTGGAGCGCAGCCACCCAGTCCGTCATCGACGGCACCGCCCAGATCACCACCTTTCCCTCGATCAGTGGTGGCACCAACTGGTTTCCCATGTCCTACAGCCCGCTGACGGGACTGGCTTACGTCAATACGCTCAATATTGGCATGCAGTATCAGCCGCTGCCCCGCGACACCATCCGCAGCTTCAAACCTGACCAGCCCGAGTTTGGCATTCGGTACCATCCCGTGTTCCCCGATCCTAACGCGCGCGGCTACCTGAAGGCGATCGAGCCGATGACAGGCAAAGCTCGCTGGCAGACGCCGTTCAAAAGTCCCAACTGGTCGGGTACGTTGGTGACCGCCGGGGGCTTGGTCTTCACTGGCGAACTGACCGGACAATTTATTGCCGTGGATGCGGCCAGCGGCAAGATCCTGTGGAGCTTTCAAACCCCCTCGGGAATTATCGGCCAGCCGATCACCTGGGAGCTGAAGGGAAAGCAGTACGTTACTGTACCCAGCGGAATCGGTGGGGTGTACGTGATGCACACTCCCGATGCGAACCTGAGGCACGTTCCGCCCGGCGGTACGCTCTGGACTTTCAAGTTGTTCGACGATTGA
- a CDS encoding LLM class flavin-dependent oxidoreductase, translating into MAEYGRELQFALFSHIERSSGSAALSQLYDEHLEFLTRAEQAGFYAFHLAEHHSTPLSMTPSPSLFLAAASQRTRRLRLGAMVYLLPFYNPLRLINEICMLDHLCAGRLEVGVGRGISPFEHALFGTPVLESRELFAEAFEVVLKGLTHPVLHHRGEYFRFTQVPLELRPMQTPHPPLWYGGMAERNARFAAEQGMNLAMIGPTALARQAIAVYREALEQPNHAKVGSGPRKAAIMRLIYVAPTDREAEEIAAAAHKTHVANIQKLWVHFGVDDRRTNHDYPTARQAGTIIAGSPTQVASELGSQLEQCRANYLMCNMKFGSLDASQSLASLELFATRVMPALRV; encoded by the coding sequence ATGGCGGAGTACGGGCGAGAACTACAGTTCGCGCTGTTCAGTCATATCGAGCGCAGCAGCGGAAGCGCCGCTCTGAGCCAACTTTACGACGAACATCTGGAATTTCTCACGCGCGCCGAGCAAGCCGGCTTTTACGCTTTTCATCTGGCCGAACACCATTCCACGCCGCTTTCGATGACCCCCTCGCCCAGCTTGTTCTTGGCTGCCGCCTCGCAACGTACCCGACGGCTGCGGCTGGGCGCGATGGTCTATTTGCTCCCGTTCTACAACCCGCTGCGGTTGATCAACGAGATCTGCATGCTCGATCATCTGTGCGCCGGCCGCCTGGAGGTGGGTGTTGGGCGTGGCATCTCGCCCTTCGAGCACGCGCTGTTCGGCACCCCGGTACTGGAGAGCCGGGAGCTTTTCGCCGAGGCCTTCGAGGTGGTGCTCAAGGGGTTGACTCACCCGGTGCTGCACCATCGCGGCGAGTATTTTCGCTTCACGCAGGTGCCGTTGGAATTGCGCCCAATGCAAACCCCGCATCCGCCGCTGTGGTACGGGGGAATGGCGGAGCGCAACGCGCGTTTTGCCGCCGAGCAGGGAATGAACTTAGCCATGATCGGCCCCACCGCCTTGGCGCGGCAGGCAATCGCCGTATATCGCGAAGCCCTCGAGCAACCGAATCACGCAAAAGTTGGATCGGGGCCGCGCAAGGCGGCGATCATGCGGTTGATCTACGTCGCGCCTACCGATCGCGAGGCTGAGGAGATTGCCGCGGCGGCGCACAAAACCCACGTCGCCAACATTCAGAAGCTGTGGGTCCATTTCGGCGTCGATGACCGCCGCACTAATCACGATTATCCCACCGCGCGGCAAGCCGGTACGATTATCGCCGGCAGCCCGACGCAAGTAGCGAGTGAACTTGGCTCGCAACTCGAGCAATGCCGGGCCAACTATCTGATGTGCAACATGAAATTCGGCAGCCTCGATGCCTCCCAATCGCTGGCCTCGCTGGAGCTGTTCGCGACACGGGTGATGCCCGCGTTGCGCGTTTGA
- a CDS encoding LLM class flavin-dependent oxidoreductase produces MEFGHFSHCWHKYGMSAGQRYELLWRELALADRSGFDYGFSVEHHFNPIESLMSQPTVYCMGAGFNTRRLRIGPMGFVVPLHHPIRLLEEIATLDQAIGGRLIVGLVSGIVPSLLTTWGVDFELRRDVTLEALELIATAFKTPDGEPFSFKGEFFEVKNVRLAVPPVQRPHPPIWLQSRDPRTLEVLAQRGIDTGYFYFFPREEAARRYPEYLRRWRAQGWTRKPRISYLTLVYVDETDQRARERAMPNALEALRKFLANGGNPDAAQANMNNIARLFEQRGEPGGAQIIRNLQNPDYLLENDLYFIGAPDTVAAQIKAAAREGLFNVLLCEFNFGSLAEDDVMRSIKLFASEVIPHLRGFEPI; encoded by the coding sequence ATGGAGTTCGGCCACTTCTCCCATTGCTGGCACAAGTACGGCATGAGCGCCGGTCAGCGCTACGAGCTGTTGTGGCGCGAGCTGGCACTAGCGGACCGCAGCGGCTTCGATTATGGCTTCTCGGTCGAGCATCATTTCAACCCTATCGAAAGCCTGATGTCGCAACCCACCGTCTATTGCATGGGAGCGGGGTTCAATACCCGGCGGTTGCGGATAGGGCCGATGGGCTTTGTGGTTCCGCTCCACCATCCGATCCGGTTGCTGGAGGAGATCGCTACTTTGGATCAGGCCATCGGCGGGCGCCTGATCGTTGGCCTGGTCTCCGGTATTGTCCCCAGCCTGCTCACCACCTGGGGCGTTGACTTCGAGCTGCGCCGCGACGTGACCCTGGAGGCCCTGGAACTCATCGCAACCGCCTTTAAAACCCCCGACGGCGAACCCTTCAGCTTCAAAGGGGAATTTTTCGAGGTAAAAAACGTCCGTCTGGCGGTGCCGCCGGTGCAGCGACCTCATCCGCCGATCTGGCTGCAAAGCCGTGACCCGCGCACCCTGGAAGTGCTCGCCCAGCGCGGAATCGACACCGGCTATTTTTATTTCTTCCCGCGTGAGGAAGCAGCGCGGCGCTATCCCGAGTATCTGCGCCGATGGCGCGCGCAAGGCTGGACGCGCAAGCCGCGGATTTCCTATTTGACCCTGGTTTACGTCGATGAAACCGACCAGCGCGCCCGCGAGCGTGCGATGCCCAATGCGTTGGAAGCCTTGCGTAAATTTCTCGCCAATGGCGGCAACCCCGATGCGGCGCAGGCCAACATGAACAATATCGCCCGGCTATTCGAGCAACGCGGCGAGCCAGGCGGGGCGCAAATTATCCGCAACCTGCAGAATCCCGACTACCTGTTGGAAAACGATCTATATTTCATCGGCGCTCCCGATACCGTGGCCGCGCAAATCAAAGCCGCGGCCCGCGAGGGACTGTTCAACGTACTGTTGTGCGAGTTCAACTTCGGCTCGTTGGCGGAAGACGACGTGATGCGCTCGATAAAGCTGTTCGCCAGCGAAGTGATTCCGCACCTGCGCGGCTTCGAGCCGATCTAG
- a CDS encoding PTS sugar transporter subunit IIA, with product MSSLIRKITENSLELTDRLMTARQVADYLAINGRTVLKLVSEGTLPGVKIGNQWRFRKAMLDAWLDDQMLGVIPQHLQRDETYSAPRLRLNFESCFQPSHILPALTAESKSVAIEALAELASGLGLVRDKSWFVGALLEREQSMPSAVGNGVAFLHTLDRHPEQIARPFMVLGRSLSGIDFDALDCRPTHLIFVLGLKFYELHLPWLAKLAQLFARPEATTMLLAAPSTGAMFDALGRAERSLFPGNN from the coding sequence GTGTCAAGCTTAATCCGTAAAATAACGGAAAACTCCTTGGAGCTGACCGACCGCCTGATGACCGCCCGTCAAGTTGCGGATTACTTGGCTATAAACGGAAGAACGGTGCTAAAGCTCGTCTCCGAAGGCACACTGCCCGGCGTCAAAATCGGTAACCAATGGCGCTTTCGCAAGGCGATGTTGGATGCTTGGCTGGACGATCAGATGCTGGGGGTGATCCCGCAACATCTACAACGCGACGAGACCTATTCGGCCCCCCGTCTCCGGCTGAATTTTGAAAGCTGTTTCCAACCCAGCCATATCCTCCCCGCGCTCACAGCAGAGTCGAAAAGTGTCGCGATTGAGGCGCTCGCCGAACTTGCCAGCGGGCTAGGGCTAGTGCGCGACAAAAGCTGGTTTGTGGGTGCTCTGCTCGAGCGCGAGCAGAGCATGCCCAGTGCGGTGGGTAACGGCGTGGCCTTTCTGCACACCCTCGATCGCCATCCCGAACAAATCGCGCGTCCCTTCATGGTTCTTGGTCGGTCCCTGTCAGGGATTGATTTCGATGCTTTGGATTGCCGGCCGACCCACCTGATCTTCGTGCTCGGTCTGAAATTCTATGAGTTGCACCTGCCCTGGCTGGCCAAGCTCGCGCAGCTCTTTGCCCGGCCCGAAGCGACCACAATGTTGCTCGCGGCTCCCAGCACCGGCGCGATGTTCGATGCTCTAGGCCGGGCCGAGCGCTCCCTATTTCCCGGCAACAACTAA
- a CDS encoding MFS transporter, which produces MSEEIRRGWPVIAGLLLIESMFWASCTGTMEVFFHPLIREFAASHEQVARIPTVFLLMVALTSPIAGWLCDRVRIPWLMAAGALLAGGGLLLASQARSLGELIALYCLIGVGAAAGTMLPSIVLVSEWFAEQRGLVIGIVFSGLALGLLYNPPLFSFLALRYGWRWSIALVGVQVLVFGLGIDLILLRPPPSAQLRVTKARTSEPGLELGAAMRTAAFWLLILLNFLFLAVMGAVYFHVVPYLMSLGFGAQRSATLLGLQNLSLPAGLIITGWAADRFDPRWVLIVNCLLLGVAVMGLMGTAVYPPIMLVYMLFYASTLGATGPTVPLIIIQSLGIRRLGTINGATNSAGQLGAAAAAWLTGRLADATGGYMLAFQLAVAYCLLAALCTWMVRPAQGRDQLQPALASAAP; this is translated from the coding sequence ATGAGCGAGGAAATCCGCCGGGGGTGGCCAGTAATCGCCGGATTGCTCCTTATCGAAAGCATGTTCTGGGCCTCGTGCACCGGAACCATGGAGGTCTTCTTTCATCCCTTAATCCGGGAGTTCGCCGCCAGCCACGAACAGGTCGCGCGGATCCCGACTGTCTTTTTGCTGATGGTCGCGCTGACCTCGCCGATCGCAGGATGGCTGTGCGACCGGGTCCGAATCCCCTGGCTGATGGCGGCAGGGGCGCTGCTCGCAGGCGGCGGCTTGCTGCTCGCCAGTCAAGCGCGCAGTTTAGGTGAGTTGATTGCGCTCTATTGCCTGATCGGAGTGGGCGCCGCCGCCGGCACCATGCTGCCCTCGATCGTGCTGGTCAGCGAATGGTTCGCCGAGCAGCGCGGCTTGGTTATCGGAATCGTGTTCAGCGGGCTGGCTCTGGGCCTGCTTTACAACCCTCCGCTCTTTTCTTTTCTCGCCCTGCGTTACGGCTGGCGCTGGTCGATCGCGCTGGTGGGCGTGCAGGTTCTAGTTTTCGGCCTGGGTATCGACTTGATCCTGCTGCGTCCGCCACCGAGCGCGCAACTGCGTGTGACCAAGGCGCGCACCAGCGAGCCGGGTCTGGAGCTGGGCGCCGCGATGCGCACCGCGGCTTTCTGGCTGCTGATATTGCTCAATTTCCTGTTCCTGGCGGTGATGGGCGCGGTTTACTTCCACGTCGTCCCCTATTTAATGAGCCTGGGATTCGGCGCTCAGCGCTCCGCCACCTTGCTGGGGCTGCAAAATCTATCGCTGCCCGCCGGACTTATCATCACCGGCTGGGCCGCCGACAGGTTCGATCCGAGGTGGGTGCTGATCGTCAACTGCTTGCTGCTGGGAGTAGCGGTAATGGGACTGATGGGCACCGCCGTGTATCCGCCCATCATGCTGGTATACATGCTGTTCTACGCTTCCACCCTCGGCGCCACCGGCCCCACTGTCCCGCTGATCATCATCCAGAGCCTGGGCATTCGCCGTCTGGGTACGATCAACGGCGCGACCAACTCCGCCGGACAACTGGGCGCCGCGGCCGCGGCCTGGTTGACCGGGCGGCTGGCTGACGCCACCGGCGGCTACATGCTGGCCTTCCAACTCGCGGTCGCCTACTGCCTGCTAGCCGCGCTGTGCACCTGGATGGTGCGCCCGGCCCAGGGACGCGACCAACTGCAACCCGCGCTGGCCTCGGCCGCGCCCTGA
- a CDS encoding NHL repeat-containing protein has protein sequence MKRDLRQRHLSILELGGSLLLALIAGCSSSGGGSSPTPTATLTATPTATISPTASATATASPTPTPAPSPTPSPTPTIAPLALFVADNCAANVKLFALTDSGNVPPEAVIGSGAQVAGPAGIGVSSNNIYVANSCNNSVTLYPLGSQGAGAPLTRIIGANTDLSQPSGLATSLGAGVFWVANRTANSLNEYPLGLGLTGDNDIAPIARVRGSNTGLSSPDGIATDVFGNIYVANATANSVTVYSSSAIGNDVPMATISGPLTTLSNPGGIAVDQNGVIYVANGAGSGTPSILEFAPSNNATPNGNIAPTTVISGSNTLLATSNALAVDASGNLYVAPTVSPQVSANPPQILIFAPGASGNVAPSKIIGGSNTAIFEPEAVALDSTGNIYVGDQMAASIASYPAGSQGNIAPSALIGSVNSKLVAVSGISTDASGDIFVSGLNGTVSEFAAGSEGDIAPIATVAGANTTLSQVPALALDQADTIYAANFSATSTGSVLTFPANSSGDVAPSTQIIGGSTTLDVPSGLVVDNAGNIYVSNLLGNSLAIFASGSTGDVPPTTTISGASTGLNGPQGLALGKDGTLYVANTNGANLLGFASGSSGNVAPSLFIGGGSSLLVNPVGVALDSSGNFYVADSAVANLGSAILVFDAGLSGDSPPTAVIGGPLTNLAKVSAIAVGLTH, from the coding sequence ATGAAGCGAGATCTCCGACAGCGTCACCTATCTATTTTGGAGCTCGGTGGCTCGCTGCTCCTGGCTTTGATTGCCGGTTGCAGCAGCAGTGGCGGAGGATCGAGCCCAACCCCGACCGCGACACTCACCGCGACGCCCACCGCGACCATCTCGCCTACGGCAAGCGCCACTGCAACGGCATCCCCGACTCCAACCCCGGCGCCCTCGCCAACCCCCAGCCCGACCCCGACCATCGCTCCGCTGGCGCTGTTCGTGGCTGATAACTGCGCCGCCAACGTCAAGCTGTTCGCGCTCACCGACAGCGGTAATGTTCCGCCCGAGGCGGTGATCGGCAGCGGCGCGCAAGTTGCCGGCCCAGCTGGAATCGGGGTCAGCAGCAACAACATCTATGTCGCCAATTCCTGCAACAACAGCGTCACGCTTTACCCGCTGGGCAGTCAGGGCGCCGGCGCGCCGCTGACCCGAATCATCGGTGCCAATACGGACCTCAGCCAACCCTCGGGACTAGCCACCAGCCTGGGTGCCGGAGTTTTTTGGGTAGCCAATAGGACAGCCAATAGTCTGAACGAATACCCACTGGGACTGGGCCTGACCGGCGATAATGATATTGCGCCTATCGCTCGGGTCAGGGGCAGCAACACGGGGCTGAGCAGTCCCGATGGCATCGCAACCGACGTCTTCGGCAATATTTACGTGGCTAACGCCACCGCCAATAGCGTGACGGTGTACAGCTCTTCGGCGATCGGTAACGACGTTCCCATGGCTACCATTTCGGGCCCGCTCACCACGCTGAGTAATCCCGGTGGTATCGCGGTGGACCAAAACGGTGTCATCTATGTGGCCAACGGAGCCGGTTCGGGCACGCCAAGCATCCTTGAGTTCGCCCCCAGCAACAACGCTACGCCCAACGGTAACATTGCACCAACCACGGTTATCAGCGGCAGCAACACGCTTTTGGCCACCAGCAACGCGCTGGCGGTCGATGCCTCCGGCAATCTCTACGTGGCACCCACCGTCTCGCCGCAAGTGTCGGCCAATCCGCCGCAAATCCTGATCTTTGCGCCTGGCGCCAGCGGCAATGTCGCCCCCAGCAAGATCATCGGCGGAAGCAACACGGCTATCTTCGAACCTGAAGCGGTCGCCCTTGATAGTACCGGCAACATCTATGTTGGCGATCAGATGGCGGCCTCGATCGCAAGCTACCCGGCTGGCTCTCAAGGCAACATCGCACCCAGCGCGCTGATCGGCTCGGTTAACAGCAAACTGGTAGCGGTATCGGGGATTTCCACCGACGCGAGCGGCGATATTTTCGTCAGCGGGTTGAATGGCACCGTGAGCGAATTTGCCGCCGGCAGCGAAGGCGACATAGCTCCGATCGCCACGGTCGCCGGTGCCAACACAACTCTGAGCCAGGTCCCGGCGTTGGCCCTGGACCAGGCCGATACTATCTACGCCGCCAATTTTTCAGCGACCTCCACCGGCAGTGTACTGACCTTTCCCGCCAACAGCAGTGGCGACGTAGCTCCGAGCACTCAAATCATCGGCGGCAGTACTACCTTGGATGTGCCCTCGGGTTTGGTCGTCGATAACGCCGGCAACATCTATGTCAGCAATTTGCTGGGCAATTCGCTGGCGATCTTTGCCTCGGGCAGCACCGGCGACGTGCCGCCAACGACCACTATCAGTGGGGCCAGTACAGGGCTGAACGGGCCTCAGGGACTAGCTTTGGGCAAAGACGGTACGCTGTACGTTGCCAACACCAACGGCGCCAATCTATTGGGCTTTGCCTCGGGCTCCTCGGGCAACGTCGCGCCCAGCTTGTTTATCGGTGGCGGCAGCAGCCTGCTGGTCAATCCGGTGGGGGTGGCGCTGGACAGCAGCGGCAATTTCTACGTTGCCGACAGCGCAGTGGCCAACCTAGGCTCCGCCATCCTGGTTTTTGACGCCGGGCTCAGCGGCGATAGTCCCCCCACCGCGGTCATCGGTGGACCACTGACCAATCTGGCCAAGGTCTCCGCCATCGCGGTGGGCCTGACCCATTAA